In Bos mutus isolate GX-2022 chromosome 10, NWIPB_WYAK_1.1, whole genome shotgun sequence, a single window of DNA contains:
- the LOC102272623 gene encoding HIG1 domain family member 1A, mitochondrial yields the protein MSSDTDISLSSYDEDQGSKLIRKAREAPFVPIGMAGFAAIVAYGLYRLKSRGHTKMSVHLIHMRVAAQGFVVGAMTLGMGYSLYQEFWGKPKP from the coding sequence ATGTCAAGCGACacagatatttctctttcttcatatgATGAAGATCAGGGATCTAAACTTATCCGAAAAGCTAGAGAGGCACCATTTGTCCCCATTGGAATGGCAGGTTTTGCAGCAATTGTTGCATATGGATTATATAGATTGAAGAGCAGGGGACATACTAAAATGTCTGTTCACCTGATCCACATGCGTGTGGCAGCCCAAGGCTTTGTTGTGGGAGCAATGACTCTTGGTATGGGCTATTCCCTGTATCAAGAATTCTGGGGGAAACCTAAACCTTAG